Below is a window of Electrophorus electricus isolate fEleEle1 chromosome 1, fEleEle1.pri, whole genome shotgun sequence DNA.
tttcagtcaGTCGCATCAGTTGGGAACAAACGACAGCACGTGACtcttaaaacaaaatgtgtttaacGCGTACAGAGCTTATTTTCCGACCCCGGTATTTTTGTACATAATACAAACACTTCggcagcacacaggacagctcTACTCACTAGGGATCCTCCTCTTCCTGAATCTGCTCCCATTCTCCATACGGGGCGAACGTTCTGGCCTTCTTTGCAGGagtttttctgtcttctgcagGTTGGGACGATCCTACAGTCTGTTTGTCCTTTTCCTCGTCCTCTGCTATCTGTGCTgtttcttccttccttttctgaggagagcactttttttttaaaaaaattctgaatTTCACACGTATACACGAACGGTGTCTCGTGTTTGTCACTGTACAGACCTTTTACGCAACAAATTTTCACTACTCTCAGAGGTTTGAGAACCTGCTGGAAAGTAGTTTCACTTTCTCCCATTTGAAGGATATATTtcttatttcaaatatttacaggCAAAATATTACAACATACAAAACCAATATCAAAGCAATATTCATGATAATGAACGTTATCCCTAAATCTTTGCATTAATAAAAGCTTCAAAGACATACAGTTAagaaactgttttaaaatatgcatcTTCCAAGACTTGTAGCTGGTTGGTGATCATTAAAACGTACCACGTCTTTATTCAAAGATGAAATTTACGAATGCATTTCAGTCGTGATAATTTGCTTACATAAAAACAGCATAGGGTTTAAAGCAAAGCATaggtaaatatatatttttttaaaaagacgtACCTAATCTTGTAATTAGTGGGCTATGTTGGAAAAACTGAGTATGCCAGTACAAAGCTTCTCAAGACACAATGAAATCAATGCATTAGATGTGTACGTAAGGGATGCGTCTCACCCGGAAGCTGATCTTTGGAACTCGGGACTGTTTGGACTCTGGTTGCTCTGCAGTGTCTGTCCGGGCTTCAGAACTGTCCTCTTCCCCAGAGCGGGACTCTGGCTGTTCTGTAGAAGGGACCTGCTGTCCCGCAGTTTCCTCGGCGGGACTTCCCTCATCAGGACTCTCCTCGGCGGGACTTCCCTCATCAGGACTCTCCTCGGCGGGACTTCCCTCATCAGGACTTCTCTCGGCGGGACTTCCCTCGGCAGGACTATAATCAGCTGGCTTTTCCCAGCTAGACTCTGGTAGGGGAgaacaacattaaaatacattaaaatatctgTCTTTTACAAATAAAGTAAAGCCCAAGAAAGCCTGTGCATATtacaatgttaataaaaattTAATGGAATTATTATTAAACTGTACATAATGAACACAGTCTTATAGTAATTTTAGATTTACTAGATGCAATAATAGTTACACATTTTCATGACAAGATTCTGAataagtgtgttgtgctgttgtaCTTTGGTCAAGTCATGTTATGCATAATTCTGATGGGTGTGTGAACAGTATTCTGATTAGTCATGTCACACACTTGATATGATGTCTTGAAGACTTATATATTTGTGCAGTGTTTAAATGATCGCTGATCCTGCACCTGTGTTGAGTAACCagctctagtacttattgtggTCTGATATAGAtcttatgtttattttgcacttctaggtatcagcattgttTCCAGTATATTTCAGCAGTATCCTAGTTCAacagtatcttgaactctaacctactgttaTAGCTAGGATAAATTAgatgagaaaatgtaataaagcataaaaatgtaatatataatgtcTTGTCCAGAGTCTGAGCTCACCTCCAGTCTCTGTGTTATAATAGTAAGTATATCCATCAGGGCTCAGAGCTTCCATCCACGCACTGCCTGAGGTTACCTGTTAAAGCACAAGAAAAAGTTATGTATTGTCCTCTGTATATTCAAGTAATTTATTAATATCTAAAActatgtttaaaatatgaagaaaataatTCCTTACCTCAGTTTGATTTGTAGCTGGTGACACACTTTCACCTTGAAAGCCTTCTGGCTTCTCCCACTGAGACTCTAAATTGAAGGACATAGCCTTAAACCTTTGGTGCGTCTTGTAGAGTAACATCACACATTTGATTGACAACATGAGTTGACCAACATAAGTTTGTACGCTTAGGTACAATAAAACAACAGGGTTAAACAACAGAGTCAGGGCTGACCTCCAGTCAGTGTGTTGTAGTAGTAGATTACGCCATCGTCGGTGGTTCCCTGCACCCAAGCATCTGATTCGCTGCTCGTGCAGGTTACTGTGGTTCCCTGCACCCAAACATCTGATTTGCTGCTTGTGCAGGTTACCGTGGTAATATCCACCTTGCTTTTctgagattttgtttgtttgcgggCAGGAGCTTCTGAGGCACCTACATAGGAAGCAGTACACGTTAATTTTATGACGGGGTGAAACGAGGCATTTTTCAAAAAAGCATTTGTtcgtttttatttgtttgtttacttttgctgTCAAAGTATCACTTTTTTAGTTAGGTCAGTAATTCACAGGTCAGTTGCATCCATGTAACTTCCATCATTCAGTGCAAGTTACAAGGTACTACTGAATTTACTTGAGTAACTCAAGTTACTACAAACATTGAATAATTAGGACAAGAGGCTCTATGGATCACATTTGAAAAGTAAACAGCATTATGAGCAGTTACACCTTACATTtgtagaaaaaacaaacacttcagtCACTTTTTCTGTTACTGGGCAAAACTGTAGATTGGTAAGATACCTGATTCCGCTTGTAGTCTTTTCATATCCTCTTGGTATGCTTTCATGGCAGCTTCTTCCATGGCTGCAAACTCCTTGGACATTTTCTCTTCCTTCTTGGCCTTGtcaatgcttttctttttaatctgtaATGAACCATGAGAGGGAGGGGTGACAAGGCTGGTCATGGGTACAGTCATCCAATAAGAGAGACTTAATTACGTGGCTATATCTTATCTCCTCGCAAACGCAGCACCAACGACTTGCCAAATAATGTTTGCTTATTTTgactatttacatttacatcttctatttactatttatttatcttcattATAGCACCCCCTCTTGGTCAGACAGCATATAGCACTAGAAGGCCTGGCTTTACCTCTTCGATTTTGGCGGTGACATTTTGTTTATGATTCTTTCCCCTCTCGTGAAATTCAATACTCTGTCCAAGTGAAGACGAAACACAAATAGAGCAAcgaattattaaaaaaaaaacattttttaaaacaacgTCGACAGAGACTCTTGAATCGGCAGCGGGATTGTGGATGACTCACTGGCTTGTTGTCTGCAATCCAGCATTTACAGTACTGGCAGAACTTTCTTGGTTGGGATTTCCAGTAATCAGCCCTGACGACGTgttaacaaaacaacacaaaatacgCAGAAACACAAGTGTAATTCAGGTATTAATGCAAGTACGTATCTACACCATCTAGTTAAGGAGCTGGCTAATTTGGCTGGGCAGGTAGGTATCCAGCTAGCTAAACATTGTAACGTGACCATAAATCAAGGGCTTAAATGCGCTAACCTTTAAGAATCTGAGAGAAATCATAGGCAACGTCGTGTACAAGTACTTACATTATCCACTTTTATCATTTATACAAGGGGTCTAGTAAATACTGGGCTAACTGGCTAGCTGCATGTCTGAAAATATCCACATTTGTCGCATAGATATGATGTCATAGATTTCCGACACTCGTAAGGACTTAAATGGCTAAATAATAGCTGGCTAACGCTAGATTTAAATCTGCTCCTTAATATAACATTGTATTTGTTTCAGGAACTGGAATTGctgttaatttttcattttttttttttttttttttttttttttttttggatgttgttTATATAATTGCCTACCTAAGCGACTCTTAAGCAAGACCTCCCATATGGTCTAGCGGTTAGGATTCCTGGTTTTCACCCAGGCGGCCCGGGTTCGACTCCCGGTATGGGAAGGAATTTTTCTCTTTTCGTTTCCCACTGTAGAACGGACAAGCTGAAATGTACATTGTGTTTACCATATGCACACGAATCGACCGTTAATTGACCTAAAGATAAGTAAAATGAGTACCAAAAAGCGATGTACTgataaaatacttaaaaataagTACTATATTTATACATTATCTTACATACAAAACACCGTCCAATTTTTACTTGTGAATAAAGAGCTAAGACATTTAATACCTTTAAAGTGTTAAAAGAGACATTATTTATGGATTTATATGTAGTAATACTTAAGTGAGTCATCTCATGATGCATAGCTATAGGTCACTTGTACCGAAGGACAAATATTATTCTCAAATATTAACAATGACACCAACAAATTCTCAAGATAAAAAAGCTTTAATTTagcttacacacacagggagcttcaataaaatgattataaagTGAAATTCTGGGAAAAGGTGGTGTGGTATAGTGaacaatatataaacattttaaaatgtattttatacattgaaaacacaaaaaggatGATTTGTACAGTGCTACATTTGTGGCTACCAAACCCTTATTCAGTGCTTAAAGAAGAAAGCTCACAATAACAGTGCAATACCAAACAacgaaaacaaacaattataataaaatctGTTAAATTcagataaatacataatttgCAAAACCTCATACATTGTAGTGTTATGTCTCCAATACTGGAAAAcaaattgttatatatattatgtacCTGTTTTTACATCAGTTTTTAAAAGACCAGTTCATTTCATTCAATAAGAATTTTGTTTATGTTCTGGCAAATATGGAAATTGttagttaaaataatttaaattacaaAACTGAGTAACATTGGAATTTTAAATTTGGCACACACCAAAATCAAGTGACTTCTTTTCACAATTCATTTAGCAGCATGTTTAAAGtttttataaatgcaaataaactaACAGATGCTCCTAAGGGCAGTGCATCTAGCTCATTTTTGACTCAGTCACATACCTTCAGCAGGTCTAAAGTCATTTAAATAGGGGCTTTTTTGCATACAGAACTCGCATACGGAAATCTAATGGATCAGAGGAGGAACTCCATGATTAACCTCTATTTTTCTCCATAGTGGATTTGTATCGTTATTTACCCCATTcacccccctcccctgcccccatGTCCTTCACAAGAACACTTAGTGATGTAGTACACAATCCCTGCCAGCAGGGTGTGTCCTAGCCTCTCCGGTCTCATCGACCTCCATGTTGCTTTCAGCCTTTTAGTAACAACCATCTCGCCAGCTGCCGTCTCGTAGGGCACTGAGGGTTGCCAGGCTCTTTGGTGGTGTCAACAAACTAAAGGAGTAGTAAGAAACAGATACAGTGTTGCagttaaaaaatagaaaataaaagaatagCATGTAAGTTAATAGGAGTCataacacaaaaaaagttttttttttaggaagaAAGagcattctcacacacacactagatcATACACACCGGTGTGGTTAATAATAAACTAATCTGACAAAGTTTTCCAGGACTCTACCTTCTGACGGGTTGGGTGAGCTTGCTGCGTGGAGTGGAGCTCATCCCGGTGAAGGACGCCGGCCGTGGGAGGCCGCTGCGTGTGCCTTTACTCGGCTGTGGAATCCCGCTGCTAGGGAGAGACTGCTGGCTGGCTGACAGAGTCGTGGATGACGGGCCTTTAATGGTGGGGCTCACGTAGGCAGTGGCTTTGAGGGACTGCTGTGAAGACAAGGGGAAATTCCCAACACTGTGGACCCGATTCTGGAGCTGGCCTGGAGAAGCGATGGAAGAAGTGAAAGTGATCACTGTGGTTTATAATAGGTGATTTATAATGATTTATAATAGGTTAACTGACTGAGAATAAGGTTAACGTGACCAGGAATACACTGAGAAGTCTTACCGGAGGACTGTAATCTTGCAAGTCCACTGGATGAGTCAAAGCTTTGACTGTTCCGGATGGATGTAGGAGAAGCAGTGTGATTGGCTGGATTGGGCACACTCGGCATGCTGGGAGCCCTCACCAGGTTTGGCATGCTCCTCCTAAGATTATCTAGAGCGGGAACGTCACATCATGACAGTCAGGGATTACATTCACAAGGCGCACGAACCCACATTCAGAGAGGCACGGAAATATGTTCAGATACACCAAGATTCAGAGTCAGCTAACCACACCAGAAAAATGCTCTACATTtatcaaatttaaatttaaaaaataaatacattcatgaCACGTTATGTCACGTTTACTCTGATGATTTTCTAAAATGGAACACTTTGATGCCCAATAAATGttgttacagaaacacaaagtctCTGCTTTGTAGGTCTTCTCTCCCTAATTGAGTTGTCATTGGCCAACACACTCCATAAGACAAGCCAAGGCAAAGctcacagcactgcacaagGCCTCAGCAGTAATTATGATGCATATGTAAGCCCCTCCCCATGAgaaatgaatattcatatttaaaacaagAGCCTGAAGCTAGAGCTAAgatgaataatattttttttcagatattaCCAGTTTGAGCTTTTCCTGATCTAGCAATTACTATAAAATAATCCACCAAAAGTTTGACAACTTACTCTCATACTCGACTGGATTCCAAACAGGATCCCCAGAGATGACACACCCAATACACACCCAATACAGAGTACACACAGAGaagtaaaatacacacagatagaaaCAAAAGAACCCAATTAAAAATTACTCAGAGGACCAATGTCAACATGCatgtctttttccttcattatGTCTCAATGTCTATCTGAGTTTCCCCCTCCAAAAATGGGAAGGTTTTCAACCTCACCTACAATGACGTGACATcccaaaaaaaatcaattaattaattaattggtaATTaattggtagctcagtggtaaagatacttgtaatcagaaggttgcaggacaagccccaccactgccaagttgctgctgttgggcccctgagcaagacccttgaccctcaattgctcaagttgtactcagtcataattgtaagttgctttggataaaatgatCAGCTAAATGATATAACAAGAGCACACCAGTTTAATGCATTAAACAGAGCTGTAATAACAAGAAATGAACCATTTTCACACGGCAACCAGACATCCCATACAGGGCTAGCGATTTCCATACCAGAACCCACAGCCCTACCTGAGCTGGACCTGAGACTGAGCTGCTCAGGTGTGCAACTGGGGCCGGCCTGGGTGTGGTAGGGCAGCGtacaggtggaggagggtgtgctCCGTCTCCAGTCCCTAATGCTGGTGAAGGTATGTGAATGGGGCAGCCCTAAAGGTCCGGCCCGGGTCAAGCGGGGCTGAGGAGGAGGGAGCTGGCCATAATcttcgtcgtcgtcgtcgtcgtcgtcctCTAAATGGGGCTGCCTGAACTGAAAAGACGAGCTGCCACAGCGGCGGCTGACTGCCGAGGAGGAAGTGGACGAAGTGGCATAGTCCTGACGCAGACCTGAGGGCAAACCATGCACGGTTAGGCCGTTTACTGCAAACAGAGTTTGCACTCACTTGCCCGCTTCTAAAAAGTTATTTGAAATCTCTACGTCTGAATGCAATCTAAAAGGATCGACAGTGCTCTGCACGCTGAATTCAGTAACAATCATAACGATTTTCCTCATAAAATCATCGAGTGCTTAGTTCATATCCCTAAGCCCAGTCGTCTATGCATAGCTTAGCTCAGGGAAACTGGGCTATAGTGCcgtcatttacattttacattttcagctttttccACACACCAAAACAACCTACATATCTACCAGCATTACAGTACATGTGCTCTCTGGGAATTGAACCCACGACATCAGTGCTGACGACCTGCTCTACTTACTCTCCTCCTGGAGGCGTGCCATCACTTGCACATCCGTTAGGTCCTGCAGCTTGTATCCCAGAGACCCGGCATCATCATCCAGCTCCGTGCTCAGCTCACTGTCCAGAGACGACTGCGGCCTGAATGGAGTGTGTCGCACACTGCTACCCACGTGAATggctgtcaaacacacacctgcgtgAACAGCCGTTGAACAAACTCCTGCACCGTGTTAAACGCTTAAAAGCACGTCCCACGAGGcgttacataaataaaatgagaaacaaatcTGTTGCCACAGCACAGGTTCAAACAGctcagacataaaaaaaaaaccccacatttaTTCCAAGACCCAGCACAAAGTGAATGTCAAACTGGCTTATGGTGGCACAAGGCAAATGATGGGCCTGGTGCCTTGCAGGTGGGTGTCACCATAGTATCGCTATAGAAatggtcaccatggcaacacagtGATGGGATGGCAGCGCTGCTTACTGCAGCTGGCTGGGCGATGGAGGAAAGTAGGCGTTCTCTCAGCTAGAGGAGAGCGATCCTTTCTGGCTGGGGTCGGGGTCAAAAGaaaagagggatggagggatgagagaacAAATGAAactggacagaggaggaggagagagagagagagagagagagagagagagggacgcaACAGGATGAGTTTACACTGAAGAACGAAGGACTGAATTCGCAGACGCAGTGCCAATAGAGTAATAATAACAGATAATAATGAACTGTGCGTCACCTTGCCTGTCACAGGAAGCAGTGCAAGGTGCTGAAGTGAGGGAGGATCTGGAGGCGGG
It encodes the following:
- the LOC113582580 gene encoding SLAIN motif-containing protein 1-like isoform X1 codes for the protein MEATILKTPSVTDVGGAVSAELEVKKLQELVRRLERQNEQLRTRANAVGACTSPLSSLQLNLFGNSIGAGSCCVPSPAPTLACQAVLEQCCVSEDHVLCFQPHSTVDLADEAADAYRLSSEPTVLDEVEVLDLDSIFQCTAESDETWLYAGSKSCLWAGSGGTPLQWCRHVLGHPQGELETPRPSLCQRPESVNRWRGVFSSAPPPSAFPHSRVGGVSLLCTSSPASRSSLTSAPCTASCDRQAIHVGSSVRHTPFRPQSSLDSELSTELDDDAGSLGYKLQDLTDVQVMARLQEESLRQDYATSSTSSSAVSRRCGSSSFQFRQPHLEDDDDDDDEDYGQLPPPQPRLTRAGPLGLPHSHTFTSIRDWRRSTPSSTCTLPYHTQAGPSCTPEQLSLRSSSVEYENNLRRSMPNLVRAPSMPSVPNPANHTASPTSIRNSQSFDSSSGLARLQSSGQLQNRVHSVGNFPLSSQQSLKATAYVSPTIKGPSSTTLSASQQSLPSSGIPQPSKGTRSGLPRPASFTGMSSTPRSKLTQPVRSLLTPPKSLATLSALRDGSWRDGCY
- the LOC113582580 gene encoding SLAIN motif-containing protein 1-like isoform X3, producing MEATILKTPSVTDVGGAVSAELEVKKLQELVRRLERQNEQLRTRANAVGACTSPLSSLQLNLFGNSIGAGSCCVPSPAPTLACQAVLEQCCVSEDHVLCFQPHSTVDLADEAADAYRLSSEPTVLDEVEVLDLDSIFQCTAESDETWLYAGSKSCLWAGSGGTPLQWCRHVLGHPQGELETPRPSLCQRPESAIHVGSSVRHTPFRPQSSLDSELSTELDDDAGSLGYKLQDLTDVQVMARLQEESLRQDYATSSTSSSAVSRRCGSSSFQFRQPHLEDDDDDDDEDYGQLPPPQPRLTRAGPLGLPHSHTFTSIRDWRRSTPSSTCTLPYHTQAGPSCTPEQLSLRSSSVEYENNLRRSMPNLVRAPSMPSVPNPANHTASPTSIRNSQSFDSSSGLARLQSSGQLQNRVHSVGNFPLSSQQSLKATAYVSPTIKGPSSTTLSASQQSLPSSGIPQPSKGTRSGLPRPASFTGMSSTPRSKLTQPVRSLLTPPKSLATLSALRDGSWRDGCY
- the LOC113582580 gene encoding SLAIN motif-containing protein 1-like isoform X2 produces the protein MEATILKTPSVTDVGGAVSAELEVKKLQELVRRLERQNEQLRTRANAVGACTSPLSSLQLNLFGNSIGAGSCCVPSPAPTLACQAVLEQCCVSEDHVLCFQPHSTVDLADEAADAYRLSSEPTVLDEVEVLDLDSIFQCTAESDETWLYAGSKSCLWAGSGGTPLQWCRHVLGHPQGELETPRPSLCQRPESVNRWRGVFSSAPPPSAFPHSRVGGVSLLCTSSPASRSSLTSAPCTASCDRQAIHVGSSVRHTPFRPQSSLDSELSTELDDDAGSLGYKLQDLTDVQVMARLQEESLRQDYATSSTSSSAVSRRCGSSSFQFRQPHLEDDDDDDDEDYGQLPPPQPRLTRAGPLGLPHSHTFTSIRDWRRSTPSSTCTLPYHTQAGPSCTPEQLSLRSSSDNLRRSMPNLVRAPSMPSVPNPANHTASPTSIRNSQSFDSSSGLARLQSSGQLQNRVHSVGNFPLSSQQSLKATAYVSPTIKGPSSTTLSASQQSLPSSGIPQPSKGTRSGLPRPASFTGMSSTPRSKLTQPVRSLLTPPKSLATLSALRDGSWRDGCY
- the wbp4 gene encoding WW domain-binding protein 4, yielding MADYWKSQPRKFCQYCKCWIADNKPSIEFHERGKNHKQNVTAKIEEIKKKSIDKAKKEEKMSKEFAAMEEAAMKAYQEDMKRLQAESGASEAPARKQTKSQKSKVDITTVTCTSSKSDVWVQGTTVTCTSSESDAWVQGTTDDGVIYYYNTLTGESQWEKPEGFQGESVSPATNQTEVTSGSAWMEALSPDGYTYYYNTETGESSWEKPADYSPAEGSPAERSPDEGSPAEESPDEGSPAEESPDEGSPAEETAGQQVPSTEQPESRSGEEDSSEARTDTAEQPESKQSRVPKISFRKRKEETAQIAEDEEKDKQTVGSSQPAEDRKTPAKKARTFAPYGEWEQIQEEEDPYENVDLQLPQTESGAPPSDVPAEPKAKFKERTITSLGEEYSSKATFKKRKAENGKSRSLRQRGKDD